A genome region from Flavobacterium sp. includes the following:
- a CDS encoding aldose epimerase family protein translates to MNVLKRSLFILSMLGIAIVTVQCKSDKKMDNTTVSSDKKGEVTIEKSEYGTTAKGEKVESYKLKNQNGMEVDIITFGGRITDLKVPNKAGVSENVVIGFSSLAQYEKENPFFGALIGRFGNRIAKGKFSLDGKEYQLAINNAPNALHGGPQGFFNVVWKADEVKSGETASLKLSYVSKDMEEGYPGTLKVFVTYTLTNDNQLEVLYEATTDKKTVVNLTQHSYFNLSGDFTKTILDHELTLNADKLVPVDADLIPTGKLEDVAGTPFDFRTPKLIGKDINAKNDQLEKGKGYDHCWVLNNPEKGKTIIAKVYHAASGRVMEMTTDEPGIQFYSGNFLDGTLPMPNGGTFAHRTGLCLETEHYPDSPNQKNFPTTVLNAGENYKTKTTFKFSVKK, encoded by the coding sequence ATGAATGTATTAAAACGTTCCCTTTTTATACTAAGCATGCTAGGTATTGCTATAGTTACAGTTCAATGCAAAAGCGATAAAAAAATGGATAACACTACAGTTTCTTCAGATAAAAAAGGAGAAGTTACAATTGAAAAATCAGAATACGGAACAACAGCTAAAGGCGAAAAAGTTGAGAGCTATAAACTCAAAAACCAAAATGGGATGGAGGTTGATATCATCACTTTTGGAGGAAGAATTACCGATTTGAAAGTGCCAAATAAAGCTGGCGTTTCAGAAAATGTTGTAATCGGATTTAGTTCTTTGGCACAATATGAAAAAGAAAATCCATTTTTTGGAGCTTTGATCGGAAGATTCGGAAACAGAATTGCAAAAGGTAAATTTTCATTAGATGGAAAAGAATATCAGTTAGCAATTAACAATGCGCCAAATGCTTTGCACGGCGGTCCGCAAGGATTCTTTAATGTGGTTTGGAAAGCTGATGAGGTTAAATCTGGCGAAACCGCTTCTTTAAAATTATCTTATGTAAGTAAAGATATGGAAGAAGGTTATCCAGGAACTTTGAAAGTTTTTGTGACTTACACATTGACAAACGATAATCAATTAGAAGTTTTGTATGAAGCTACAACTGATAAGAAAACGGTTGTGAACTTAACGCAGCATTCTTATTTCAATTTATCAGGAGATTTTACAAAAACTATCTTAGATCACGAATTGACGTTAAATGCTGATAAATTAGTTCCAGTTGATGCTGATTTAATTCCGACAGGAAAATTAGAAGATGTTGCTGGAACTCCTTTCGATTTTAGAACTCCAAAATTAATTGGAAAAGACATTAATGCTAAAAATGACCAGTTAGAAAAAGGAAAAGGTTACGATCACTGCTGGGTATTGAATAATCCTGAAAAAGGAAAAACAATTATCGCAAAAGTATACCACGCAGCAAGTGGAAGAGTTATGGAAATGACAACAGACGAACCTGGAATTCAGTTCTATTCTGGAAACTTCCTTGACGGAACGTTGCCAATGCCAAACGGAGGAACTTTTGCACACAGAACAGGATTATGTCTAGAAACAGAACATTATCCAGATTCTCCAAACCAGAAAAACTTCCCAACAACGGTTTTAAACGCGGGAGAAAATTATAAAACGAAAACTACTTTTAAGTTTTCAGTTAAAAAATAG
- a CDS encoding ribose-phosphate pyrophosphokinase, translated as MSHLEPEAKIFACSQSVYLAEKIAEQYGIPLGKVTMSTYSDGEFQPSYEESIRGLRVFIVCSTFPSADNLMELLLMIDAAKRASARHITAVMPYFGWARQDRKDKPRVPIGAKLVANLLTAAGATRIMTMDLHADQIQGFFEKPVDHLFASTIFLPYVQSLNLENLTIASPDMGGSKRAYAYSKFLESDVVICYKQRKAANVIDTMELIGEVKGRNVILVDDMIDTGGTLAKAADLMIDKGALSVRAICTHAILSGGAYEKIENSKLTELIVTDSIPLKKHSDKIRVVSCAPLFAEVMHMVHHNNSISGKFIM; from the coding sequence ATGTCGCACCTAGAACCAGAAGCTAAAATTTTTGCTTGTTCACAAAGTGTTTATCTTGCAGAAAAAATTGCAGAACAGTACGGAATTCCGTTAGGAAAAGTAACGATGTCAACGTATAGCGATGGAGAATTTCAGCCGTCTTACGAAGAATCAATTAGAGGTTTACGCGTTTTTATCGTGTGTTCAACTTTTCCATCGGCAGATAATTTGATGGAATTGTTATTAATGATTGATGCTGCAAAACGCGCATCAGCAAGACATATTACAGCTGTTATGCCTTATTTTGGCTGGGCAAGACAGGATAGAAAAGACAAGCCAAGGGTTCCGATTGGAGCTAAGTTAGTAGCTAACTTATTAACTGCAGCCGGAGCAACAAGAATCATGACAATGGACCTGCATGCAGACCAAATTCAGGGATTCTTTGAAAAACCAGTAGATCATTTATTTGCATCTACAATCTTTTTGCCTTATGTGCAGAGTTTAAATTTAGAAAATTTAACCATTGCATCTCCAGACATGGGAGGATCAAAAAGAGCATATGCTTACTCTAAGTTTTTAGAATCAGATGTAGTAATCTGTTACAAACAAAGAAAAGCAGCCAATGTTATCGACACTATGGAATTGATTGGTGAAGTTAAAGGTCGTAACGTAATCTTAGTAGACGACATGATCGATACAGGAGGAACTTTGGCAAAAGCTGCCGACCTTATGATCGACAAGGGAGCACTAAGCGTAAGAGCAATTTGTACACATGCTATTTTATCTGGCGGTGCGTATGAGAAAATTGAAAATTCAAAATTAACTGAGTTAATCGTAACCGATTCTATTCCGTTAAAGAAACATTCAGACAAAATTAGAGTAGTGAGTTGTGCACCTCTTTTTGCAGAAGTTATGCACATGGTGCACCACAACAATTCCATTAGTGGAAAATTTATAATGTAG
- a CDS encoding 50S ribosomal protein L25/general stress protein Ctc yields MKSITIKGSERESVGKVSTKALRNAGQVPCVLYGGNQAVHFSADVTAFKNLVYTPNAHTVVIELGKGKSFNAILQDIQVHPVTDKILHIDFFQLFDDKEITMEVPVKIVGTSKGVLAGGVLRLNQRKLKVKALPANLPDFVEADITPLEMGNKLYVTKVGKPEYKIMHPDNTVVCQVRISRAAMKAAQEAAKAAKAPAKGKKK; encoded by the coding sequence ATGAAATCGATTACAATTAAAGGATCAGAAAGAGAAAGCGTGGGCAAAGTGTCAACTAAAGCCTTACGTAATGCTGGACAGGTACCTTGCGTTTTATACGGAGGAAACCAGGCAGTACATTTCTCAGCAGACGTTACTGCATTCAAAAACTTGGTTTACACTCCAAACGCTCACACAGTTGTGATCGAACTTGGAAAAGGAAAATCATTCAATGCAATTTTGCAAGATATCCAGGTTCACCCAGTAACTGACAAAATTTTACACATCGACTTCTTCCAATTATTTGATGATAAAGAAATCACAATGGAAGTTCCTGTGAAAATCGTTGGTACATCTAAAGGTGTTCTTGCGGGAGGTGTTTTACGTTTAAACCAACGTAAATTAAAAGTTAAAGCTTTACCAGCAAATCTTCCTGATTTTGTTGAAGCTGACATTACTCCACTTGAAATGGGTAACAAATTATATGTTACTAAAGTTGGAAAACCAGAGTACAAAATTATGCACCCAGACAACACTGTTGTTTGTCAAGTGAGAATCTCTCGTGCTGCTATGAAAGCTGCTCAAGAGGCTGCAAAAGCTGCAAAAGCTCCTGCAAAAGGAAAGAAAAAATAA
- the pth gene encoding aminoacyl-tRNA hydrolase, translating to MIKWITKLFSSTSKEENTEDNMKKYLIVGLGNIGAEYVNTRHNIGFKVLDFLAKKEGLSFETVKLGALAEYKFKGRTFFLLKPNTYMNLSGKAVKYWMDKENIPLENILVITDDLNLSFGTIRIKPKGSDGGHNGLKNINLVLNTQNYTRYRFGISDQFKKGQQIDYVLGEWNEDENSKLPERLEISSEIIRTFGTAGLENTMTTFNGK from the coding sequence ATGATAAAATGGATAACAAAACTGTTTTCATCAACATCAAAAGAAGAGAACACAGAAGACAATATGAAGAAATATTTAATCGTAGGATTAGGAAATATAGGAGCTGAATACGTAAACACGAGACATAATATCGGATTTAAAGTATTAGATTTTTTAGCCAAAAAAGAGGGGCTTTCATTTGAAACCGTAAAGCTTGGCGCTTTGGCTGAATATAAATTTAAAGGAAGAACTTTTTTTCTTTTAAAGCCGAATACTTATATGAACCTTAGCGGAAAGGCGGTAAAATACTGGATGGATAAAGAAAATATTCCATTAGAGAATATTTTGGTTATTACAGATGATTTAAACCTATCATTCGGAACCATTCGTATTAAGCCAAAAGGAAGCGACGGCGGCCACAATGGATTGAAAAACATTAATCTGGTTTTAAATACACAAAATTATACTCGATATAGATTTGGTATTAGCGATCAATTCAAAAAAGGGCAGCAGATAGATTATGTTTTAGGTGAATGGAATGAAGATGAGAATTCGAAATTACCGGAAAGACTAGAAATTTCATCAGAAATTATTAGAACTTTCGGAACAGCAGGTTTGGAAAATACAATGACGACTTTTAATGGAAAATAA
- a CDS encoding superoxide dismutase, with the protein MAFELPQLPYAYDALEPHIDARTMEIHHTKHHNAYTTNLNAAIAGTDLEGKTIENILINLDKSNAAVRNNGGGFYNHNLFWTVMSPNGGGLPTGDLLAAIESSFGTFEEFKAKFAKAGATQFGSGWAWLTVQKGGKLEVVGTPNQDNPLMPEVAGHGGTPILGMDVWEHAYYLNYQNRRPDYIEAFFSVINWTEVARRFALEK; encoded by the coding sequence ATGGCTTTTGAATTACCACAATTACCTTATGCATACGATGCATTAGAACCACATATTGATGCACGTACTATGGAAATCCATCATACAAAGCACCACAATGCCTATACTACAAATCTTAATGCAGCAATTGCCGGAACAGATTTAGAGGGAAAAACAATCGAAAATATCTTAATTAATTTAGATAAATCAAACGCAGCAGTTCGTAACAATGGTGGAGGTTTCTACAATCACAACTTATTCTGGACTGTAATGTCTCCAAACGGAGGCGGATTACCAACAGGAGACTTATTGGCTGCTATCGAATCTTCTTTTGGAACTTTCGAAGAGTTTAAAGCAAAATTTGCTAAAGCAGGTGCAACTCAGTTTGGTTCTGGATGGGCTTGGTTAACAGTGCAAAAAGGAGGAAAATTAGAAGTTGTAGGTACTCCAAATCAAGATAATCCATTAATGCCGGAAGTTGCTGGTCACGGTGGAACTCCAATCTTAGGAATGGATGTTTGGGAGCACGCTTACTATTTAAACTACCAAAACAGAAGACCAGATTATATTGAGGCTTTCTTCAGTGTAATCAACTGGACAGAAGTTGCTAGAAGATTTGCTTTAGAAAAATAA
- a CDS encoding amidophosphoribosyltransferase: MSDALKHECGIALVRLLKPLEYYKEKYGTAFYGIQKMYLMMEKQHNRGQDGAGFASIKFDVDPGQRYISRVRSNHSQPIQDVFKQINERISEELKAQPELGDNMKELKANIPYVGELFLGHVRYGTFGKNSIESVHPFLRQSNWMHRNLILAGNFNMTNVKELFENLVELGQHPKEMADTVTVMEKIGHFLDKEVMQLYQDCKAEGYSKKDASPVIAERLDIAKILARSAKNLDGGYAMAGLLGHGDAFVFRDPAGIRPAYFYQDDEVVVVASERPVIQTVFNVPFESVQEIDPGNALIIKKNGKVSMNQILEPTVKKACSFERIYFSRGSDAEIYQERKDLGKLILPAVLKAIDSDTDNTVFSYIPNTAETSFYGLVEAAQDFLNQRKNNYILENRNTLTTESLQELLAVKIRTEKVAIKDAKLRTFITEDSSRDDLVAHVYDVTYGVIKPEDNLVIIDDSIVRGTTLKMSIIKMMDRLKPKRIVIVSSAPQIRYPDCYGIDMAKLEGLVAFRAALALLKERNLYHIVDEVYAKCKAQENFPDRDVVNYVTEIYDQFTDEEISDKIAEMLSSPEINAEVKIIFQTVDDLHKACPKNLGDWYFTGDYPTPGGNRVVNRAFMNFYEGKDARAY; encoded by the coding sequence ATGAGCGACGCTTTAAAACACGAATGTGGTATAGCCTTAGTTAGACTACTTAAACCGCTTGAATATTATAAAGAAAAATACGGAACTGCATTTTACGGAATTCAGAAAATGTATTTAATGATGGAAAAACAGCACAACCGAGGACAAGACGGAGCTGGTTTTGCAAGTATTAAATTTGATGTTGATCCGGGACAGCGCTACATTAGCCGTGTTCGTTCTAATCACTCACAGCCAATACAAGACGTTTTTAAACAAATCAATGAGAGAATCAGCGAAGAGTTAAAAGCACAGCCTGAGCTGGGAGATAACATGAAAGAACTAAAAGCAAATATTCCTTACGTTGGAGAATTGTTTTTAGGACACGTTCGTTACGGAACTTTCGGAAAAAACAGTATCGAAAGTGTTCACCCTTTTTTACGTCAAAGTAACTGGATGCACCGTAACCTGATTTTGGCCGGAAACTTCAATATGACAAATGTTAAAGAGCTTTTCGAAAATCTGGTTGAACTTGGACAGCATCCAAAAGAAATGGCTGACACCGTTACTGTAATGGAAAAAATTGGTCACTTCTTAGATAAAGAAGTAATGCAATTATACCAAGACTGTAAAGCCGAAGGTTACTCTAAAAAAGATGCTTCGCCAGTAATTGCTGAGCGTTTGGATATTGCCAAAATACTAGCTCGTTCGGCTAAAAACTTAGACGGTGGTTACGCAATGGCCGGATTATTAGGTCATGGTGATGCTTTTGTTTTTAGAGATCCTGCAGGGATTCGTCCGGCTTACTTTTATCAAGACGATGAAGTAGTTGTCGTGGCTTCTGAAAGACCGGTTATTCAAACTGTATTTAATGTACCTTTTGAAAGCGTTCAGGAAATCGATCCGGGAAATGCTTTGATTATCAAGAAAAACGGAAAAGTTTCTATGAATCAAATCTTAGAACCAACCGTTAAGAAAGCTTGTTCATTCGAAAGAATTTATTTCTCAAGAGGAAGTGATGCTGAAATCTACCAAGAGCGTAAAGATTTAGGTAAATTAATTTTACCTGCTGTTCTTAAAGCAATTGACAGCGATACAGATAACACTGTTTTCTCATATATTCCTAATACAGCCGAAACTTCATTTTATGGTTTAGTTGAGGCCGCTCAGGATTTCTTAAATCAAAGAAAAAATAATTACATTCTAGAAAACAGAAATACCTTAACTACAGAATCACTTCAGGAACTTTTAGCTGTAAAAATACGTACAGAAAAAGTTGCTATTAAAGATGCTAAACTTAGAACCTTTATTACCGAAGACAGCAGCCGTGACGATTTAGTGGCTCACGTTTACGATGTAACTTATGGCGTAATTAAACCAGAAGATAATTTAGTTATCATTGATGACAGTATTGTTCGCGGTACGACTTTAAAAATGAGTATCATCAAAATGATGGATCGTTTAAAACCAAAGCGTATCGTGATTGTTTCATCTGCACCGCAAATTCGTTACCCTGATTGTTACGGAATTGATATGGCTAAATTAGAAGGTTTGGTTGCTTTTAGAGCAGCACTTGCTTTATTAAAAGAAAGAAACCTGTACCATATTGTAGACGAAGTTTATGCAAAATGTAAAGCGCAGGAAAATTTCCCAGACCGTGATGTTGTAAATTACGTAACCGAAATTTACGATCAATTTACTGATGAGGAAATTTCAGATAAAATAGCAGAAATGTTAAGCTCTCCGGAAATCAATGCTGAAGTAAAAATTATCTTCCAGACTGTAGATGATTTACACAAAGCTTGTCCTAAAAATCTTGGCGACTGGTACTTTACAGGTGACTATCCTACCCCAGGAGGTAACCGTGTTGTAAATCGTGCCTTTATGAACTTCTACGAAGGGAAAGACGCCAGAGCTTATTAA